In Homo sapiens chromosome 15 genomic patch of type FIX, GRCh38.p14 PATCHES HG2280_PATCH, one DNA window encodes the following:
- the LOC102724117 gene encoding golgin subfamily A member 6-like protein 10 isoform X3, whose protein sequence is MWPQPRLPPHPAMSEKTQQGKLAAAKKKLKAYWQRKSPGIPAGANRKKKVNGSSPDTATSGGYHSPGDSQYQELAVALDSSSAIISQLTENINSLVRTSKEEKKHEIHLVQKLGRSLFKLKNQTAEPLAPEPPAGPSKVEQLQDETNHLRKELESVGRQLQAEVENNQMLSLLNRRQEERLREQEERLREQEERLCEQEERLREQEERLCEQEERLHEQEERLCEQEERLCEQEERLCEQEKLPGQERLLEEVEKLLEQERRQEEQERLLERERLLDEVEELLEQERLRQQDERLWQQETLRELERLRELERLRELERMLELGWEALYEQRAEPRSGFEELNNENKSTLQLEQQVKELEKSGGAEEPRGSESAAAARPVPGAPVPQGAWMCGQAGWTPQEHPGLSGEAVGTGEAAGGAEEAACHSFRAAENRELNITII, encoded by the exons ATGTGGCCCCAAccccgcctccctccccaccctgcgaTGTCAGAAAAAACACAACAGGGGAAATTGGCCGCAGCCAAGAAAAAG TTAAAAGCATATTGGCAGAGGAAGAGCCCTGGCATTCCAGCAGGAGctaacaggaaaaagaaagtcaatggcAGTAGCCCTGACACAGCCACTTCTGGTGGTTACCACTCACCTGGGGAT AGCCAGTACCAAGAACTAGCAGTGGCCCTGGATTCAAGCTCCGCAATAATCAGTCAACTCACTGAAAACATCAATTCACTG GTTCGCACATCtaaggaggagaagaagcatgAGATACATCTGGTACAGAAGCTTGGGAGGAGCTTGTTCAAACTCAAAAACCAGACGG ctgaACCCCTGGCCCCAGAGCCCCCAGCAGGGCCATCTAAGGTGGAGCAGCTACAAGATGAGACCAACCACCTAAGGAAGGAGCTAGAGAGTGTGGGAAGACAGctccaggctgaggtggaaaacAATCAGATGTTGAGTCTCCTGAACAGgagacaggaggagaggctacgtgaacaggaggagag gctacgtgaacaggaggagaggctgtgtgaacaggaggagaggctacgtgaacaggaggagaggctgtgtgaacaggaggagaggctacatgaacaggaggagaggctgtgtgaacaggaggagaggctatgtgaacaggaggagaggctgtgtgAACAGGAGAAGCTGCCAGGGCAGGAGAGGCTGCTGGAAGAGGTGGAGAAGCTGTTAGAACAGGAGAGGcggcaggaggagcaggagaggctGCTGGAGAGGGAGAGGCTGCTGGACGAGGTGGAGGAGCTCCTGGAGCAGGAGAGGCTTCGGCAACAGGATGAGAGGCTGTGGCAGCAGGAGACTCTGCGGGAGCTGGAGAGGCTGCGGGAGCTGGAGAGGCTGCGGGAGCTGGAGAGGATGCTGGAGCTGGGGTGGGAAGCCCTGTACGAGCAGCGGGCCGAGCCACGCAGCGGCTTCGAGGAGCTG AACAACGAGAACAAGAGCACACTGCAGTTGGAGCAGCAAGTAAAGGAGCTGGAGAAGTCGG GTGGAGCTGAAGAGCCAAGAGGCTCCGAGTCTGCAGCAGCAGCCAGACCAGTACCTGGAGCCCCAGTCCCACAAGGAGCTTGGATGTGCGGACAAGCAGGGTG GACTCCCCAGGAGCACCCAGGCTTGAGTGGAGAAGCTGTTGGTACAGGAGAGGCGGCAGGAGGAGCAGAAGAGGCTGCATGCCATTCTTTTCGGGCTGCGGAGAACAGGGAGCTAAACATCACCATCATCTAA
- the LOC102724117 gene encoding golgin subfamily A member 6-like protein 10 isoform X1, translated as MWPQPRLPPHPAMSEKTQQGKLAAAKKKLKAYWQRKSPGIPAGANRKKKVNGSSPDTATSGGYHSPGDSATGIYGEGRASSTTLQDLESQYQELAVALDSSSAIISQLTENINSLVRTSKEEKKHEIHLVQKLGRSLFKLKNQTAEPLAPEPPAGPSKVEQLQDETNHLRKELESVGRQLQAEVENNQMLSLLNRRQEERLREQEERLHEQEGRLHEQEERLCEQEERLREQEERLCEQEERLREQEERLCEQEERLHEQEERLCEQEERLCEQEERLCEQEKLPGQERLLEEVEKLLEQERRQEEQERLLERERLLDEVEELLEQERLRQQDERLWQQETLRELERLRELERLRELERMLELGWEALYEQRAEPRSGFEELNNENKSTLQLEQQVKELEKSGGAEEPRGSESAAAARPVPGAPVPQGAWMCGQAGWTPQEHPGLSGEAVGTGEAAGGAEEAACHSFRAAENRELNITII; from the exons ATGTGGCCCCAAccccgcctccctccccaccctgcgaTGTCAGAAAAAACACAACAGGGGAAATTGGCCGCAGCCAAGAAAAAG TTAAAAGCATATTGGCAGAGGAAGAGCCCTGGCATTCCAGCAGGAGctaacaggaaaaagaaagtcaatggcAGTAGCCCTGACACAGCCACTTCTGGTGGTTACCACTCACCTGGGGAT TCAGCAACAGGTATCTACGGGGAGGGCCGTGCATCCTCTACTACCCTGCAGGATCTGGAG AGCCAGTACCAAGAACTAGCAGTGGCCCTGGATTCAAGCTCCGCAATAATCAGTCAACTCACTGAAAACATCAATTCACTG GTTCGCACATCtaaggaggagaagaagcatgAGATACATCTGGTACAGAAGCTTGGGAGGAGCTTGTTCAAACTCAAAAACCAGACGG ctgaACCCCTGGCCCCAGAGCCCCCAGCAGGGCCATCTAAGGTGGAGCAGCTACAAGATGAGACCAACCACCTAAGGAAGGAGCTAGAGAGTGTGGGAAGACAGctccaggctgaggtggaaaacAATCAGATGTTGAGTCTCCTGAACAGgagacaggaggagaggctacgtgaacaggaggagaggctacaTGAACAGGAGGGGAGGCTACatgaacaggaggagaggctgtgtgaacaggaggagaggctacgtgaacaggaggagaggctgtgtgaacaggaggagaggctacgtgaacaggaggagaggctgtgtgaacaggaggagaggctacatgaacaggaggagaggctgtgtgaacaggaggagaggctatgtgaacaggaggagaggctgtgtgAACAGGAGAAGCTGCCAGGGCAGGAGAGGCTGCTGGAAGAGGTGGAGAAGCTGTTAGAACAGGAGAGGcggcaggaggagcaggagaggctGCTGGAGAGGGAGAGGCTGCTGGACGAGGTGGAGGAGCTCCTGGAGCAGGAGAGGCTTCGGCAACAGGATGAGAGGCTGTGGCAGCAGGAGACTCTGCGGGAGCTGGAGAGGCTGCGGGAGCTGGAGAGGCTGCGGGAGCTGGAGAGGATGCTGGAGCTGGGGTGGGAAGCCCTGTACGAGCAGCGGGCCGAGCCACGCAGCGGCTTCGAGGAGCTG AACAACGAGAACAAGAGCACACTGCAGTTGGAGCAGCAAGTAAAGGAGCTGGAGAAGTCGG GTGGAGCTGAAGAGCCAAGAGGCTCCGAGTCTGCAGCAGCAGCCAGACCAGTACCTGGAGCCCCAGTCCCACAAGGAGCTTGGATGTGCGGACAAGCAGGGTG GACTCCCCAGGAGCACCCAGGCTTGAGTGGAGAAGCTGTTGGTACAGGAGAGGCGGCAGGAGGAGCAGAAGAGGCTGCATGCCATTCTTTTCGGGCTGCGGAGAACAGGGAGCTAAACATCACCATCATCTAA
- the LOC102724117 gene encoding golgin subfamily A member 6-like protein 10 isoform X2: protein MWPQPRLPPHPAMSEKTQQGKLAAAKKKLKAYWQRKSPGIPAGANRKKKVNGSSPDTATSGGYHSPGDSATGIYGEGRASSTTLQDLESQYQELAVALDSSSAIISQLTENINSLVRTSKEEKKHEIHLVQKLGRSLFKLKNQTAEPLAPEPPAGPSKVEQLQDETNHLRKELESVGRQLQAEVENNQMLSLLNRRQEERLREQEERLREQEERLCEQEERLREQEERLCEQEERLHEQEERLCEQEERLCEQEERLCEQEKLPGQERLLEEVEKLLEQERRQEEQERLLERERLLDEVEELLEQERLRQQDERLWQQETLRELERLRELERLRELERMLELGWEALYEQRAEPRSGFEELNNENKSTLQLEQQVKELEKSGGAEEPRGSESAAAARPVPGAPVPQGAWMCGQAGWTPQEHPGLSGEAVGTGEAAGGAEEAACHSFRAAENRELNITII from the exons ATGTGGCCCCAAccccgcctccctccccaccctgcgaTGTCAGAAAAAACACAACAGGGGAAATTGGCCGCAGCCAAGAAAAAG TTAAAAGCATATTGGCAGAGGAAGAGCCCTGGCATTCCAGCAGGAGctaacaggaaaaagaaagtcaatggcAGTAGCCCTGACACAGCCACTTCTGGTGGTTACCACTCACCTGGGGAT TCAGCAACAGGTATCTACGGGGAGGGCCGTGCATCCTCTACTACCCTGCAGGATCTGGAG AGCCAGTACCAAGAACTAGCAGTGGCCCTGGATTCAAGCTCCGCAATAATCAGTCAACTCACTGAAAACATCAATTCACTG GTTCGCACATCtaaggaggagaagaagcatgAGATACATCTGGTACAGAAGCTTGGGAGGAGCTTGTTCAAACTCAAAAACCAGACGG ctgaACCCCTGGCCCCAGAGCCCCCAGCAGGGCCATCTAAGGTGGAGCAGCTACAAGATGAGACCAACCACCTAAGGAAGGAGCTAGAGAGTGTGGGAAGACAGctccaggctgaggtggaaaacAATCAGATGTTGAGTCTCCTGAACAGgagacaggaggagaggctacgtgaacaggaggagag gctacgtgaacaggaggagaggctgtgtgaacaggaggagaggctacgtgaacaggaggagaggctgtgtgaacaggaggagaggctacatgaacaggaggagaggctgtgtgaacaggaggagaggctatgtgaacaggaggagaggctgtgtgAACAGGAGAAGCTGCCAGGGCAGGAGAGGCTGCTGGAAGAGGTGGAGAAGCTGTTAGAACAGGAGAGGcggcaggaggagcaggagaggctGCTGGAGAGGGAGAGGCTGCTGGACGAGGTGGAGGAGCTCCTGGAGCAGGAGAGGCTTCGGCAACAGGATGAGAGGCTGTGGCAGCAGGAGACTCTGCGGGAGCTGGAGAGGCTGCGGGAGCTGGAGAGGCTGCGGGAGCTGGAGAGGATGCTGGAGCTGGGGTGGGAAGCCCTGTACGAGCAGCGGGCCGAGCCACGCAGCGGCTTCGAGGAGCTG AACAACGAGAACAAGAGCACACTGCAGTTGGAGCAGCAAGTAAAGGAGCTGGAGAAGTCGG GTGGAGCTGAAGAGCCAAGAGGCTCCGAGTCTGCAGCAGCAGCCAGACCAGTACCTGGAGCCCCAGTCCCACAAGGAGCTTGGATGTGCGGACAAGCAGGGTG GACTCCCCAGGAGCACCCAGGCTTGAGTGGAGAAGCTGTTGGTACAGGAGAGGCGGCAGGAGGAGCAGAAGAGGCTGCATGCCATTCTTTTCGGGCTGCGGAGAACAGGGAGCTAAACATCACCATCATCTAA